Within Octopus bimaculoides isolate UCB-OBI-ISO-001 chromosome 20, ASM119413v2, whole genome shotgun sequence, the genomic segment CATTCCAGTGGCAACGTTGCTTAGAATATTGCCATAAAGATTTGGCAATACTAAAACATCAAATTGTTGAGGATAGGAGACCATCTGAAAATAGAATCGAAATAGATTAagtcttttattgatttcagtgcAATTGTGGTCAGGCTGGAGCACTGAAAATAAATTAGATTACAGCCACCCCTACATACCTCTGACACTCATCTCCGTcactgtacatctctctctctcccccacaacTTTATCATACAACTACTGCACACCACCCTTCCAGTATGGCCACTTACCCTCTCCGAGCCATTCCTGTATCTTTTAATCCCTCTTCCACCTCATTAATCTTTACCATTCACCACATCTCCCTCTTTGTTCATCATTCACCTCCACCCCCATCTCTAAACATTTGTCCCTTTCCTCTCACTCAAATGGACttatccatccacccacccacctccCCTTGCAAATCCTTTATCCTTATTCTCTCTTATACTCATCTTGTATTTTGAGAGTACACTCTCACGCCACATTACTGTCATCTTtccacccacccttatataatgtggggTAGCAATGTATCTcctttatagcaagacaccttTGTGTGTCCCTTTATTATACTTCATCTCAATACCTGGCATAAAGTCACCTCTCTACTAACCCCCATTCAGCTGAAGGGTGTTTATCTTGTGAGTTACTTAGTGACTTcacaggtgctggtgtcatgaaaaaagcacccagggTACACTATAAGgtggttggcatcaagaagggtatccagcagaCACAGGAACTTGATGTAGCCCCATGGCTTGCCAGATCCGACCCATGCCATCATGGCAATTGGATGATAAATGATGACaaagataatcttttctactttagacataaggcctgaaatttttggggaggtgggggcagtcgattagatcgaccactggtatgcaactggtacttaatttattgaccccaaaaggatgaaaggcaaagtcgaccttggcagaatttgaactcagaatataaagacagatgaaataccgccaagcattttgcccagcgtgctaacgtttctggcagcttgccgtcttaaatgatgaagataatgtcaGAAAGGAATGGCAGTGCTTGTGACCCtaagacagagaaaggaaggaaggaaggaaggagtatCCTTAATCTGGAAACCTCAGTACCAATGTCTGCAACAGCTAAAGTAATCGCAGGTGCCACATGGTGGTGTTACACAGGGTAATAGATTAAGTCTATCACTgaagcagaagaaagaaaaagaggatgagGAAAAGATGGAGACAAGAACCCTTACCTGCATGCAAGCGTTATCAACAATCATATTATTGAATTCAATTTGTGGATATTCTTCTGCAACATTTTTGCAACATTCTAGAAACAGTCCATCACCAAGTTtcctacaaagaaataaaaagcaaattattATAATGTGATACACGAAAACAGGACTCTTTATCTGCCCACTACTGTCATTTCCCTCTAGCCACATCCCACACAACTCCCTAGCAAATTTAGGGTCACACTgtcacatgtaaaaagcaccgttcgaatgtggccgatgccaataccccctgactggctctcgtgctggtagcacataaaaagcaccatccgaacgaagaaaacaattaaatgctgcggtcaatttgtttgacttaatacctttcagggcagtgccccagcatggctgcagtccaatgactgaaacaagcaagcaaacatacaaactaaaataataacaccaacaaggagcaacacacacacacacacacacacacacacacaaacccacacgtACAAACAACTCCTTACATTATGTTCGCCTTGTGAATAGCCGTGACCTTCTTGCGTCCATATTTCACAGCGTAATCAAATGCGTACTTTGCAATATTCATACATCGTTTCCTGGTGATGATTTTCAAACTTTCAACAACTCCATTCACAttctacaaaatataaaacacaaaaacaaataataaacaacaatatatatatatataNNNNNNNNNNNNNNNNNNNNNNNNNNNNNNNNNNNNNNNNNNNNNNNATATATATAAAAACCATCATCACTGTGTGCCCCTCTCTTgcaaccccaccaccatcatctcaaACACCTCACCTGATTTCCTTATTTCCCATCAACAGTTCTATTACTATGTTGTTCTCCATCATCACCCCCGCCTTACATCCTGCCACCCATCATGTTATtattatggcgtagtggttaagagcacgggctactaaccccaagattctgagttcgattctaggtagtgacctgaataattataatgataacatcgaaaaataccttaggaatgggaacctgagttcaaatatttccccaagacacacctgatgaaggccggagggtatatcagccgaaatgttgtattaacaacaaacaagatgaggacaaatatccatcaaatgtaaataatgtaaataaagttatttttgtgCCTGTATCTGGGGGAAAAAAAGAGTGTTATAGCTGGAGCATGTTTGGTCCTTGATATGCTGGCTCAGGGCTGACCTGGTGGttaaataacgacaacaacaacaacaatagtaaggTTAATCTGTTGTCAAATGAAAGCTTACCTCATGTTCTAGGTTGGAATATTCTCCTTCTGTATTTTCCCGAATGAACACAACATCAATGCCTTGGTGTCTCACAGAAATCCCAGGAATTGTTTTACACTGGACAATGCTGGCCCAAAGATCAAGTTCTGTCCTGAATTACAGAAGAGAGAATTTTGTGACAACAAtgagagagtgatatatatatatatatatatatatagagagagagagagagaaagatagagagtgtaTACCCCTTCCCAGAATATACCTGGGGCTAGTCTGGGCTAGCCCTCCAGACAACCAGGCCAGAATATACTCCTGTCCAGACTATCCCTTATACTAGTGGACAAATAACACAGATGTACGGCACTGCATTCCCTCTTGTCCATAAATTGATGAATGAGCAATAGTGAATGATATAATTAAATGTGGTTCTACTATAATCAGTTGGGCAGCCCACGGAATGAGTAATTCAGTAGGAAGAGACAAATGTGGAATGGAATCTGGTAATGGTTGAGCGAAGGCAAAAACTGAAATATTCTGGCCACAATACCAGGACCCAGAAGCATTGCACTTGCATCATTGAGTGGTAGGAGAGTATGGAAAACAGGCTTGAAGGTggcaaaagagaaagatgaagCAACAAAGTCAATGAATGAAATAGGGAACACCTTGGCAGAGGGCATGACAACGGCAAGAGACTGTAATGGGTAGGAAAAGAATGGGGGTTGTCTCTGAGGCCCACCACACCATCCCAACCTCAGCTATAAGGGTAGGGCTCTATAGACCCAATGAGGGTCAAGAAGAAATAGAGAACCATTGACTGACCTGAGGGAGACATTGATTGACCTTTTACTGGGGTCTGACATTACTGTTTCAATATTTCCTGAAAATAGAAGACAGAGAAAACGAGACAAATGAAATATGGAGGTATatgagtggtggtggaggtggtagtgaggatagtggtggaggtggtaataATGGTGGTTGTAACAGtagtacttgtagtagtagtagcaatagtactGCTGTTAACTAACCATCCTTAAAGTGGTAATGGTGCTTGTTGCCAGGCTGGAGCAGACCTAATCATGTTTTTCTCAGGATCAACAGAGGAGATATTAATATGGCTTAAATATAATTACTAGGTCATGAGATACGACAGGATAAATCTAGAGCATTAGAGATGGCGCTGCATGTTTCATTAGTGCTAGCGTCACACTAaaatgtacctacacacacatgatgggtttctttcagtttctgtctaccaaatccattcataaagcATTGGTTAACCCAAGGCAATAACAGATGACATTTGCCtgatgtgccatgcagtgggactgaacctgaaaccatgtgggtAGAAAGCAAAGTTCTTAATCACAGAGCCATACAATgctgtacagtaatccctcaactatcacgtgtgttacgttccaaaatacCCCACGACAGGTGAAAATCCGTAAAGTAGAAACAGTATGGtactctatatatttttctattatttttataatttatatatatccattatgaatTCTTACAAAGGATTTTACCATAGATTTATAttatcttttcaaaatttttaccAATACACAACTGTACCAATAACTTTTTAAACAACACCTTTATCATACTCAAAGTTCCTACTCACCTTTGAGTGCAACGCCATTTCTTTTGACTGCGAGAAGAGCATTTTCCATGTCTGCTTGCTCAGAAGTCTTGGCATTAATGGTGATTTCTTCAAAGTCAATTGGTGCTCCAGCAAACCTAGGGAAATGGTTAGTTGGATGTATATTTAAGGAATCAAGGAATACACACAAATCATTTGGAGAGTAActgtgcatatacaaacatacacatacacacatacacaaagtgttTTGAAGACatcctgtgtgcatgtgtatgtgtgtgtgtgtgtgtgtatatatatatatatatatatatatatagatatatatatatgtaaatatatgatgacacacaattacacatatatatgtacacatataaacatacatatagatacacacacatgcagctatatatatagccatacatgtaaacacagatatacgtgtatatgttcaatgtcttacatgtgtatatgttcaatTCATTGCCTTTATATAcaaaacaaggagagagagagagagagagagagagagagagaaacaatggaaataacaaatatatcaGACTGACCTGAAAACAGTTTTGACATGATCTAACAATTCTGGTCCAATGCCATCTCCACTGAACAATGTCACAGTGTACCTGCCACCATACTGGGActggaaataaacatataaatacagataagtgtgtgtgtgtgtgtgtgtgtgtgtgcatgtcgtcatcgtttaacgtctgttttccatggtgggtggcatgggttggacggttcaactggggtctgggaagccaggaggctgcaccaggctccagtctgatctggcagtgtttccacagctggatgcccttcgtgtgtgtgtgtgtgtgtgtgtgtgtgtgtgtgtgtatatatatatatatatatatatatatatatatataatatagctcACAACACATTTGGCAATAGCCTTAGGTAGTGTATGGGGGTCCACATAatccttaaatgatgatgatgatatatatctatatatatatatatctttatacatatacctatatatatatatgtatacattgatgatgatgatgattcaattaCACCAGTTTATTCTCGGGATGTTACTCCATATTCCATATTCTTCTCAGCATAAATCtctatgcatttattttaaacaCTCATTAGGAATCTATCCGTGTGTCTGGATATGTACAACTTCTAGCACCTGAATACCTAGGTGGATTAAAATACACCTAACATGTATATCCCATCAACCCTACAAGTTTCAATATCTTCAACAATGAATATGAAAGTAACCTCCAAGTTTTCCTTTCTCGAAAACTTGgagattaaaattaaatttcctttctGTTTCCTTTCTGGATCTCCCCACCTCAACCACACAAGAAGGAATTGCAGATATGAAGAAGGAATCAAAGATTCAAAGAACtatactcactctttctcttgcaGCAGATGTCACATAGGTTTGTGAAAGGAGAGGCTTAAATTGACTTGTTCGGTTGGCAACGGTACCCTGGAAGAGGTGAAGAACAGATGAAGAGATATTAGGTTTAGTCTAAAGTAAAACAGTGGTCAACAAACAGTCCTATGATCAAAAAGAAtaatccaaccatgaccattccgcatttttatttcatataatttatttcagtttatttgatCCAATACATCACCCTTTTATTAAACGTTAAGCTGTGATTTGtgcgagatttggctgctatttttagcaggttgattTCATAGTTAAAGGGACATAATTCACTACAAAAGAGCGAGATAGCAGATTCGTTAGAGTATATGATAGAATGCCTGGCAGCATTTGTcccatgagttcaaatccagccgaggccagttctatcttttatcctttcggggatcgatcaATAAAACACAAGTCTAGTATTAGGGTCGATTGTAGAAAACGGAATGGATCACATATAAACGACACGCTACATTCGATCAAGTTACAATTAAATCaacattttatattaaatgacaattaagattaattaaaatGAGTTAATTACTGTTTTGCAGTATATTTTACAGACATAAAACGTCACACAGCTTAGAATTTTTGTAGACATTCGCTAGATTCCACACTTTACAAGACAATGAAACTGACCGGGTATCCTTGCTTTAACGGATCCCAAATCGAAATTAAGTTTTTAATATAACTCCTATATCTGACAATTGACTTGTCGGACACCCACAATATTATCCACCTTGTTTCCAGcaacaaccttgggcacctttttgaattctaTACGTTTAACACCAGTGGACATACttacaaaactaaaagaaacaacacagcacccacgactttcagaaatatttttctcgTACTCAGAATTACTGAAATACGTAATAAACTACCCACACCAGTTGTTACCCGTcgggacactacatccttcaaaacttccatgcttcccaaAATTCGCCAATAGTACACCTGATGTGCCCCCAACTTTTTTCTTTAAACGACTCCTTCACCGTTCACTTtctgtgcattattctatgtcCTGTTCATACACTTTTAGTTACCCTTTCTGATGTGGGTTGTCGTCCACccgagcactgtatacaataagttcattcattcattcatcattattgatatttatatacaagacTGTTTTAGTAGCATTATAAGACCTTTGGCAGATCGATGCACACGACCCCTATGGTATTTATGAACAGCAAACTACGACATACATGGATAATAAGTGGGTCCCTGGACCCATGAGCACCCACCCACCGGGTAACTGCCCAGTATACCCATGTTTTAAGAcggcaccatatatatatatatatatatatatacatacacacacatctataatatacacacacacacatacgatacatacatatatacacacgcacgatgtaatatatacatacacttatatacacataaaagacCGTGTTAAAAAGATCAATTTGGATTTAGGACGTAAAAGCGAGGATACCCAAGTGACTTAATCACCGTTCTAcagtatattttttgtataaacaACGAAACACCATATTTCAACACTTTTGTAAACATTCAGGGTGACCAATTCTGTCGTTTCACTGTGGTCCCGTCAGTTTTGTAGCAGAGGTCGTTGGTTACTTAGAGATTCGAACACTTTACCCTTTGTGATGACATAAGATTAAAGAGAAAGCGGAGAATGCTTGAATAGATGGAACTTACATTTAAGATACAACGACGTCCTAAACGACTTAAAACAGTCAGACAATTGTTTGACACGAAATGACAGACCGACATTTTGTCCTTGACTTTATACAAGTTGTATTTAACTACAGAGACCGACTGCTTGACTACAGAGGTCAATGGCGGATCTCTACACGaaccatttaaaattatatttcattttgtgaaagggttatttaataaaataaaaaagaaaataaaaacaaaaaattgttaaattcattttaagtttaggattttttttagatttaaacaCTTCATCGGCAAAttcgacaagaacaacaacaataataatgacgtgtgtttgtgtttgtcccctcctcccaccatcgcatgacaaccgatggtagtgtgtttacctccctgtaacttagcggttcgatagaataagtaccaggcttccaaagaataagtcctggggtcgatttgctcgactaaaggcggtgcttcagcatggccgcagtcaaatgactgaaacaagtaaaagagtaacaactaatattgatttcaaattttggcacaaggcctgcaatttcgaggTGCGgggtagtcgattatattgatccccagtattcaactggtacttagtttatcgaccttggaaggaggaaaggtaaagttgacctcggcggtatttaaactcagaaagtggaggcggacgaaatgccgttaagcagtttgtccggcacgctaacgattctgccagctcgccgccttagctacaactgttattgctactactgtaactgctgccgccgctgttgttaccaccaccaccaccaccaccaccactactactactactactactactactactgctgctgctgctgccgccgctgctgttATCACTGGGGCGACAAAAGTCTTGTGGGTCTTTATGATGTTGTTTGTTCGTTCCGCTTGATTAAAGATTTAGTGCAGCGACCGAGATTTCAATAtctggatcacacacacacacacacacacacacacacacacacacacacacacacacacatgcatatgtatattgtcaaatgtttatatctatgtgtgtatgtNNNNNNNNNNNNNNNNNNNNNNNNNNNNNNNNNNNNNNNNNNNNNNNNNNNNNNNNNNNNNNNNNNNNNNNNNNNNNNNNNNNNNNNNNNNNNNNNNNNNNNNNNNNNNNNNNNNNNNNNNNNNNNNNNNNNNNNNNNNNNNNNNNNNNNNNNNNNNNNNNNNNNNNNNNNNNNNNNNNNNNNNNNNNNNNNNNNNNNNNNNNNNNNNNNNNNNNNNNNNNNNNNNNNNNNNNNNNNNNNNTTTTTATGAGTAGGgactcgattagatcgatcctcgCATCTGATTTTATCGAATCCAGAATCGAAATCTCACTGCAGCACTGGGAATCAGTCAAGGGGAGACAATTTAAAaggaattgtttaaaaaaaaaaagacaatccaAGCGAACGTTGTGTAATTTTGCTatattattcttcattatttcgcTTCCAAAAGAAAGCCAGCCGTTTTTGTTGTGTGTCCCATTAAGATACCAAAACATTGCTACTCTGACAATCATTCTCCATTTGCGATCGCTAAGAAGGATTCCCACCATTTCTACCTCTGTTCTTTTTCTACCAATAATCGTATtgaagagttatgtcccttatgTCATTCATTCAACACTCGGCGCATCTTTAGAACATGTTCTCTTATCCATAACTTGTAATGTTTGGTTCAaatcgaaggcggcgagctggccgagaGGTTagcacgaaatgcttagtggcatttcgtctgttgttacgttctgagttcaaattccgccgagctcgactttgcctttcatcattttgtggtggataaattcagtaccagttgcgtactgtgtaTGTTGTTAATGGAAAATTATGCTTTCAACTTGAAATgctgtgttatttttgttttctgatagtggggaggtggtggtggtggtggtgtggtgaatttctattgtttctttgaaagttgttttgcaagattcttgatctGAAGCTGTATTGTTCTACGTTGGGACGTTCATATTCCCAGTAGTCACACACGCACTGGTTGTAGTTTACTTCAGTCTGAGTTTTTAATGAAAACTAATTTCAAATTCTCTAACTGACTTTCTGTGTAAGGTTATTATGCACGATCGATATACTATAAAGTACGCGAACGTGTTGTCGCATATCgcttatatacatacgaacatacgtacatgcatttaaacatacgtacgtacacatacacatttagttAAGGCACAATACCGCCAATTTTAATGGGTGGAGCTAGATGATTATATCAACTGTAGTTGTTGACTGGTACCCCATTTTATCGGTCCGGGAGgcatgagaagcaaagttgaccctgacGGGGTTTGAAGCTTGGACGTAAATAtccagtgtaaatatatatatatttgaatatctgGGCACAGAGTTATCTTTTAAGCATGTATTTTTGTCATTTCTAATGGAAGTTTCTGTCGGATGATTTCCTTGCAGTTTATTGgcaaaagtaagcttcttaaatCCACCATCAACTTTTCTAGATCTTCACAGTCTAATCTTCAGGATGAAGTAATACTGTGGCATGTTGCTGCTTCTTTAATGTACGACGAGGTTAATCTGGCTGATGTGGACATTAATCCGGAATGTAAATCCTGAACGTTAGTTTGGTGTTTACTTTTGTTAGTGACTACTcaaagggagggggagagagaaagagagagagagagagagagagagagagaggggagagagagagagagagagagaaaaggtaagGGAAAGACTGATTGTTGCTATTGCATGACAGTAACGGGTTGtgagaaacaaagaatgaaagagaagaaagagagacaaaatcaaGAGAAATTATCACCAGGATAATCACTgagggagatgtgtgtgtgtgtgtgtgtgtgtataaaattcttTCGTCGGGTGTATGTTTAGAAATTTTCATTTCACAAATGTTACAAAACAAGGAGGATACCATGGTTATACATCAGTTTTAACAACTGATAACACACTAGTTTCTTTCTACGAGAAAATTGGTCTTCTCCAAGCTATGAGTAAGGCATTTTATGCCGAAATATCAACTGTATAAGAGTTTGTATAAACTTTGAGAAAtggactctatctatctatctatctatctatctatctatctagctatctatctgtctgtctatctatctatctatctatctatctatctatctatctatttatctgtctatctatctatttatctatctatctatccaccatACACAgaggcacgcgcacacacacacacacacacgtaaacacacagacgtctgtttgtctatctgtatgtctctctatatatatatactcacacacacatacacagacacacatatatatgtgatacgtacacacaactatatatatgtatatgtatatacagttgtgTGTGGTGTTTAAGTAGATATGATTTTATAGACGAGAAACAAGGAAATACGCAAGGTGTGCATAATTtaaacatctttctttctttctttctttctttctttctttctttctttcttcctttcttcctttcttcctttctttcttcctttcttcctttctttcttttctttctttctttctttctttctttctttctttctttctttctttctttctaaaatatttattatcattcaGCTGAGAACAGTACACAAGCTATTTAAAGAATTAGATTTTTTCCCTTCTTGCCTAAAACACACAGTCTGAAATATTTTGGCAGAAATGTCTCACTGTCTCAGCAGCGTCTGTTGGATTCTCAgctaagaaaaatgttttaaaatcataCCTCGTATACGTATACAGGNNNNNNNNNNNNNNNNNNNNNNNNNNNNNNNNNNNNNNNNNNNNNNNNNNNNNNNNNNNNNNNNNNNNNNNNNNNNNNNNNNNNNNNNNNNNNNNNNNNNNNNNNNNNNNNNNNNNNNNNNNNNNNNNNNNNNNNNNNNNNNNNNNNNNNNNNNNNNNNNNNNNNNNNNNNNNNNNNNNNNNNNNNNNNNNNNNNNNNNNNNNNNNNNNNNNNNNNNNNNNNNNNNNNNNNNNNNNNNNNNNNNNNNNNNNNNNNNNNNNNGCTCTTAATCAATTAAAAgttcgttggaaacagctgtagtgaattgacacattatccatctgttgttatgtgtgtgtgtgtgtgtgcgtgcgtgtctgtgtgcgcacgcgcgtgtttgacccccccccctcactaAGGCACTaaggtgttggtgcgtttatgtccccgctTTCCTCATTTCCAAGATGTCGGTACTGAGATTCTGGGCTCTTATGAAAAATCcaaattactgttgttttttttctctcctcgaAAGTTGCTAAAAATTCTCTTTCTATTCCTATTTCTAAGTACAAGGACTGATTCGTTTCTTCAATAATTAGTTGGATTTACATTCGGAACTCTTTCCAACATCTTGTGGACGCAATGGTCAGACAGACGTTTGACTGCCAGGCCCACCTcactttcctcttcctcttcctctagATCTAgtgcttcctcctcctcttcgctGGCAGGCTTCATTAACTCCAACAAATCTTCAATAATTAGTCCAGCGCACCCTCAGTTTTCTTCGGTGCCACATCGTTCCAAATGCTTTCAGTTTGGCCGTGTCTTTTGCTCTTAGGAGCCAACTCCCAGATTCATACGGCCCTAAAATCAAAACAAGTGTTTTCAGAATCTTTAATCTGATATTCTTGTTAAGAACTCTGCTTTTTTAGATTGTATTGGAATGATTTTAAACCCGCTCTTGTTACCTCGTGTCATGCTTTATTTCGTGACCTGTtgtgagtcacacacacacacacacacacacacacacacacacacacacacacacacacacacacacacacacacacNNNNNNNNNNNNNNNNNNNNNNNNNNNNNNNNNNNNNNNNNNNNNNNNNNNNNNNNNNNNNNNNNNNNNNNNNNNNNNNNNNNNNNNNNNNNNNNNNNNNNNNNNNNNNNNNNNNNNNNNNNNNNNNNNNNNNNNNNNNNNNNNNNNNNNNNNNNNNNNNNNNNNNNNNNNNNNNNNNNNNNNNNNNNNNNNNNNNNNNNNNNNNNNNNNNNNNNNNNNNNNNNNNNNNNNNNNNNNNNNNNNNNNNNNNNNNNNNNNNNNNNNNNNNNNNNNNNNNNNNNNNNNNNNNNNNNNNNNNNNNNNNNNNNNNNNNNNNNNNNNNNNNNNNNNNNNNNNNNNNNNNNNNNNNNNNNNNNNNNNNNNNNNNNNNNNNNNNNNNNNNNNNNNNNNNNNNNNNNNNNNNNNNNNNNNNNNNNNNNNNNNNNNNNNNNNNNNNNNNNNNNNNNNNNNNNNNNNNNNNNNNNNNNNNNNNNNNNNNNNNNNNNNNNNNNNNNNNNNNNNNNNNNNNNNNNNNNNNNNNNNNNNNNNNNNNNNNNNNNNNNNNNNNNNNNNNNNNNNNNNNNNNNNNNNNNNNNNNNNNNNNNNNNNNNNNNNNNNNNNNNNNNNNNNNNNNNNNNNNNNNNNNNNNNNNatatatatatatatatatgtatatatgggtacag encodes:
- the LOC106870446 gene encoding isocitrate dehydrogenase [NAD] subunit gamma, mitochondrial isoform X2; this translates as MSVCHFVSNNCLTVLSRLGRRCILNGTVANRTSQFKPLLSQTYVTSAARERSQYGGRYTVTLFSGDGIGPELLDHVKTVFRFAGAPIDFEEITINAKTSEQADMENALLAVKRNGVALKGNIETVMSDPSKRSINVSLRTELDLWASIVQCKTIPGISVRHQGIDVVFIRENTEGEYSNLEHENVNGVVESLKIITRKRCMNIAKYAFDYAVKYGRKKVTAIHKANIMKLGDGLFLECCKNVAEEYPQIEFNNMIVDNACMQMVSYPQQFDVLVLPNLYGNILSNVATGMVGGAGVVPGRNIGDSYAIFETGTRNSGRSIQGKNIANPTGMLLASCDMLDYLGCYRYATMIRESVMNVLITKKIHTPDVGGTSTTTDVIEAILDDLRPKASS
- the LOC106870446 gene encoding isocitrate dehydrogenase [NAD] subunit gamma, mitochondrial isoform X1, producing MSVCHFVSNNCLTVLSRLGRRCILNGTVANRTSQFKPLLSQTYVTSAARERSQYGGRYTVTLFSGDGIGPELLDHVKTVFRFAGAPIDFEEITINAKTSEQADMENALLAVKRNGVALKGNIETVMSDPSKRSINVSLRTELDLWASIVQCKTIPGISVRHQGIDVVFIRENTEGEYSNLEHENVNGVVESLKIITRKRCMNIAKYAFDYAVKYGRKKVTAIHKANIMKLGDGLFLECCKNVAEEYPQIEFNNMIVDNACMQMVSYPQQFDVLVLPNLYGNILSNVATGMVGGAGVVPGRNIGDSYAIFETGTRNSGRSIQGKNIANPTGMLLASCDMLDYLGCYRYATMIRESVMNVLITKKIHTPDVGGTSTTTDVIEAILDDLRPKASSWLF